A stretch of Sulfurimonas autotrophica DSM 16294 DNA encodes these proteins:
- a CDS encoding VWA domain-containing protein: protein MSFLHSEFLYYMLPLIFILFGLLLTQKESHATFFSDEVIQKLRVSSNTLTLKARNALFMLIAVLMTIALAGPVIKDGKIEIKAKSADIMIALDISDSMLAEDVYPNRLKLAKQKALELLRLAPNERIGVIAFAKNSYLVSPLSFDHEAVAFLLKKLDTNSITEQGTDLMSMLQVVDKSIKKDSKKYLLILSDGGDKKNFSKEITFAKEKDIAVFVLGVGTPQGAPIKLEDGEFIKQNGKIIVSKLNDKIADLATKTGAVYIQGVNSDADVKAMLSEIERHSKKKELKSEEIEKYIPLFYYPLGLALLLLLIATSSMSKRVKVEVPGLFILGLLLFNSSSSYAGLLDFMHLDEAKKAYTQKNYAKSAEIYDAYAKKANHNESYYNAGNALYKQKKYKESIKNYEKATFSDKISRAKNFANMGNAYAKIADEKSLKKAIESYEKSLKLHEDKDTRENLEAVKKALKKKEQKKQQQQKNKNQKNKDNKKNKDNKNQKNKQNQKNQQNQKNKQDSQDKKAFKGSKKKDQNNEQRKSKKPSEEEKKQQKQQADKNKQKDKKKQEAQKKKEAAEKKQKKDKKKPASGSAAKAAKMKNKMSDAEEAKWLKALNNNQNTYLYRLNQSSKKKENSNEKPW from the coding sequence ATGAGTTTTTTACATTCGGAATTTTTATATTATATGCTGCCGCTGATATTTATACTTTTTGGACTTTTGCTCACGCAAAAAGAGTCTCATGCGACATTTTTTTCAGATGAGGTCATTCAAAAACTGAGAGTCTCATCAAATACTTTGACACTCAAGGCAAGAAATGCACTTTTTATGCTTATTGCTGTTTTGATGACCATAGCCTTAGCGGGCCCTGTTATAAAAGACGGAAAAATCGAGATCAAAGCAAAAAGTGCTGACATAATGATAGCCTTGGATATATCGGATTCGATGTTGGCTGAAGATGTTTACCCGAATCGTTTGAAACTGGCAAAGCAAAAAGCATTGGAGCTGTTGCGCCTGGCTCCAAATGAGCGTATAGGTGTGATAGCATTTGCAAAAAACTCTTATTTGGTTTCTCCTCTGAGCTTTGATCATGAAGCAGTAGCGTTTTTGCTTAAAAAGCTCGATACTAATTCAATAACCGAGCAGGGAACAGACCTTATGTCAATGCTGCAGGTTGTTGATAAGAGTATAAAAAAGGACTCTAAAAAGTACCTGCTGATTTTAAGTGACGGCGGAGATAAAAAAAATTTTTCAAAAGAGATTACCTTTGCAAAAGAAAAAGACATAGCGGTTTTTGTATTGGGCGTCGGTACACCGCAGGGTGCGCCTATAAAACTTGAAGATGGTGAGTTTATAAAACAAAACGGAAAAATCATTGTCTCCAAACTCAATGATAAAATTGCTGACTTGGCAACAAAAACAGGTGCTGTGTACATTCAAGGTGTAAATTCAGATGCAGATGTCAAAGCGATGCTTAGCGAGATAGAACGTCACAGCAAGAAAAAAGAGCTCAAATCCGAAGAGATTGAAAAATATATACCACTCTTTTACTATCCGTTAGGATTGGCACTCTTACTTCTTTTAATAGCAACATCTTCTATGAGCAAGCGTGTAAAAGTTGAGGTGCCTGGCTTGTTTATTTTGGGATTGTTATTGTTTAACAGTTCTTCTTCATATGCAGGACTGTTGGACTTTATGCATCTTGATGAAGCGAAAAAAGCGTATACACAAAAGAATTATGCCAAATCTGCCGAAATTTATGATGCATATGCAAAAAAGGCTAATCATAATGAGAGTTATTATAATGCGGGAAATGCCTTGTATAAGCAAAAAAAATATAAAGAATCGATAAAAAATTATGAAAAAGCAACATTTAGTGACAAAATCTCGCGTGCGAAAAATTTTGCAAATATGGGAAATGCCTATGCAAAAATAGCTGATGAGAAAAGCTTGAAAAAAGCGATAGAATCTTATGAAAAATCCTTAAAACTGCATGAAGATAAAGATACAAGAGAGAATTTGGAAGCTGTGAAAAAAGCGTTAAAGAAAAAAGAGCAGAAAAAACAGCAACAGCAGAAAAATAAAAACCAAAAAAATAAAGACAATAAGAAAAACAAGGATAATAAAAACCAAAAAAACAAACAAAACCAGAAAAATCAGCAGAATCAAAAAAATAAACAAGATTCTCAAGATAAAAAAGCTTTTAAGGGTTCCAAGAAAAAAGATCAAAATAATGAGCAAAGAAAATCCAAAAAGCCGAGTGAAGAAGAGAAAAAACAGCAAAAGCAGCAAGCTGATAAAAATAAGCAAAAAGATAAGAAAAAGCAAGAGGCCCAAAAAAAGAAAGAAGCTGCTGAGAAAAAACAGAAAAAAGATAAAAAGAAGCCTGCTTCCGGATCAGCTGCAAAGGCGGCAAAAATGAAAAATAAAATGAGTGATGCAGAAGAGGCTAAATGGCTTAAAGCATTAAACAATAATCAAAATACGTATTTATACAGACTAAACCAAAGTAGTAAGAAAAAGGAAAACAGTAATGAAAAACCTTGGTAA
- a CDS encoding prephenate dehydrogenase, which translates to MNIAIIGLGLMGGSLALSLKKQNYVDSIVGYDHNEKHKKDALCLGLVDKTVSFEEVKKCDVIFLAIPVNGVINTLKELTDVDTDTTIIDLGSTKEKIVASVPPQIRKNFVAAHPMTGTENFGPHAAVENLYYDKVVVLCDLQDSGEIQSKTAKKIFKSLHMKKYFMKSHEHDRHAAFISHMPHAISYSIANTVLKQENKHNILALAAGGFRSMSRLAKSSPYMWEDIFRQNKENLLEAIELFEAELTNLKQNIQNEEWDKVHQEMANANKLHDILD; encoded by the coding sequence ATGAACATTGCAATTATTGGATTAGGTTTAATGGGTGGTTCGCTTGCTCTGTCTTTAAAAAAACAAAATTATGTTGACTCGATTGTGGGGTATGACCATAATGAAAAGCATAAAAAAGATGCCCTTTGTCTTGGTTTGGTTGATAAAACAGTCTCTTTTGAAGAGGTCAAAAAATGTGACGTTATCTTTCTTGCTATTCCTGTCAATGGTGTCATCAATACTTTAAAAGAACTTACTGATGTGGATACTGATACTACTATCATCGATCTTGGCAGTACAAAAGAAAAAATCGTTGCCTCTGTCCCACCTCAAATACGTAAAAACTTTGTAGCCGCACATCCTATGACAGGAACGGAAAACTTTGGTCCCCATGCTGCTGTTGAAAATCTTTACTATGATAAAGTTGTCGTTTTATGTGATTTACAAGACAGTGGAGAGATTCAAAGCAAAACTGCAAAAAAAATATTTAAATCACTCCATATGAAAAAGTATTTTATGAAGTCCCATGAGCATGACCGCCATGCGGCTTTTATTTCTCATATGCCTCACGCTATCTCTTACTCAATTGCAAATACTGTTTTAAAACAGGAGAACAAGCACAATATTTTGGCTCTTGCAGCCGGTGGATTTCGTTCAATGAGTCGTCTTGCGAAGAGTTCACCTTATATGTGGGAAGATATTTTCAGACAAAATAAAGAGAATCTGCTTGAAGCGATAGAACTCTTTGAAGCAGAATTAACAAACCTCAAACAAAATATTCAAAATGAAGAGTGGGACAAAGTTCATCAAGAAATGGCAAATGCAAATAAACTGCACGATATCCTAGATTAG
- a CDS encoding Ppx/GppA phosphatase family protein, with protein MAKRVAIIDIGSNSVRMVIYEKVSRFAFHLLHEAKSKVRISEDAYKHNGSLQEVPMQRTFDALSDFIQISNSFKVNKLLCVATSALRDAPNKKDFLQKVKQKLKLNIKIISGEKEAYFGAIACANLLPQQHNALSIDIGGGSTELAYIDKNNVSHPLSLKLGTVRLKELYFDSNDIKGAVKYIDKQLEMLPIEKINTLIGIGGTFRAISNSIMKRTTYPLNKLHAYEYDATTLKQFIEELLHTKNNKELKNLFIDNNRFDVIKPGTLILQRVLKKINISKIITSGVGVREGVYLADLLRNSKHKFPHNYNTSVRYLIDTHVQDKQFSNNLNLLSKKIFDLTYEYFGIDYKYRYNLAIAAKLYPAGSSVHFYSQNKHTYYLIQSALEYGFTHHDIMLIATLTKYAKNKLPSSTHLQLYKQLLPKEQVTKTLSFLLSLSIALLSHRPRNLDFELNFKGNALHVSSTKKLYLSKEAVAKLECGHQDFKVLF; from the coding sequence TTGGCAAAACGTGTTGCAATCATAGACATTGGTTCTAACTCAGTTAGAATGGTGATATACGAGAAAGTATCCCGTTTTGCGTTTCATCTACTTCATGAAGCAAAATCAAAAGTCAGAATTTCTGAAGATGCCTACAAACACAATGGATCCCTGCAGGAAGTTCCAATGCAGAGGACTTTTGATGCACTCAGTGATTTTATACAAATCAGTAATTCGTTCAAAGTAAACAAACTCTTATGTGTCGCGACTTCAGCATTAAGAGATGCTCCCAACAAAAAAGATTTCCTGCAAAAAGTAAAACAAAAGTTAAAACTCAATATCAAAATTATAAGCGGTGAAAAAGAGGCCTATTTTGGGGCTATTGCCTGTGCAAATCTTTTACCCCAGCAACACAATGCGCTTAGTATAGATATAGGAGGAGGTTCTACTGAGCTTGCCTATATAGACAAAAACAATGTTTCACATCCTTTATCTTTAAAACTTGGAACTGTCCGCCTTAAAGAGCTTTATTTCGACTCTAATGATATTAAGGGTGCGGTTAAATATATTGATAAACAGCTAGAAATGCTGCCAATTGAAAAAATCAACACCCTTATTGGGATTGGTGGAACATTTCGAGCAATTTCAAACTCCATAATGAAACGTACAACATATCCTCTGAACAAATTGCATGCATACGAGTATGATGCAACAACACTAAAGCAATTTATAGAAGAGCTTTTACATACAAAAAACAATAAAGAGTTAAAAAATCTTTTTATTGACAACAATAGATTTGATGTTATAAAACCCGGTACGCTCATTTTACAAAGAGTGCTTAAAAAAATAAATATCTCAAAAATTATTACCAGCGGTGTTGGTGTAAGAGAGGGTGTTTATTTAGCAGATTTGTTAAGAAACTCTAAGCATAAATTTCCCCACAACTACAATACTTCAGTACGATATCTCATAGACACACATGTGCAGGATAAGCAATTTTCAAATAATTTAAATTTACTCAGTAAAAAGATATTTGATTTAACATATGAATATTTTGGTATAGACTATAAATACAGATATAATCTTGCCATAGCAGCGAAGCTTTATCCTGCGGGGAGCAGTGTACACTTTTATTCACAAAATAAGCATACATATTATTTGATACAGAGTGCCCTGGAATATGGATTTACACATCATGACATCATGCTGATAGCCACACTGACAAAATATGCTAAGAACAAACTGCCTTCAAGTACACATTTGCAGCTTTATAAACAACTACTGCCTAAAGAACAAGTCACAAAAACACTGAGTTTTCTGCTCTCATTAAGTATTGCACTTTTGAGCCATAGGCCAAGAAATCTAGATTTTGAATTGAATTTTAAGGGGAATGCTTTACATGTAAGCTCCACTAAAAAGCTTTATCTTTCCAAAGAAGCAGTGGCAAAATTAGAATGCGGGCACCAAGACTTTAAAGTATTATTTTAA
- a CDS encoding sensor histidine kinase encodes MFSKRSIRTSFLIQLIFSSVTLIIIFSSLLYFYIEKSIYDDKKAELIQYAKNISAYKSVFQADESIPENFFSLNVGIIYLKNPDTQMDVYEKTDHKHTYLTLVYPFNLDDKSYLKITKDITQTKRLLKKILRYIFIINIAGVLLVIIYAIALSKMLVAPIQTLTKKLANMNEHLIKEIDTQRLPAEFEPLGETLNHLISRIQNFVKYQKELFIGTAHELKTPLAVIKLKNQVTLIKKRTPEEYIEAIKTTNKTVDEMNIIVSNILNIGRQEGAQLDKPVEVDVIAFLKQKANDFKLLAENEGKVLQMHFEPDGFMATLQLSLLNQIIQNFLQNALKFTPKEKSVTLRSSQDDVGLLIEVIDEGCGIDDTIDLFAPFKRQGNKSGVGLGLFLAKSAADALGARISIKNREDGIDGTIASLQLNSKLSCIIPRNR; translated from the coding sequence ATGTTTTCCAAGCGAAGTATTCGAACTAGCTTTCTTATTCAACTGATTTTTTCATCAGTAACACTCATAATTATCTTTTCATCTCTCTTATATTTTTATATAGAAAAATCCATTTATGATGATAAAAAAGCAGAGCTTATACAGTATGCGAAAAATATTTCTGCCTACAAATCAGTGTTTCAGGCCGATGAGTCTATTCCTGAAAATTTTTTCTCCCTAAATGTCGGAATAATTTATTTAAAAAATCCCGATACACAGATGGATGTATATGAAAAAACAGATCATAAGCATACCTACTTAACACTTGTATACCCTTTTAATCTTGATGACAAGAGTTATCTTAAAATTACAAAAGATATTACGCAGACAAAACGATTGCTAAAAAAAATTTTAAGATATATCTTTATAATAAATATAGCCGGTGTACTTCTAGTCATAATTTATGCTATAGCATTGTCAAAAATGCTCGTTGCTCCGATACAAACACTTACAAAAAAACTGGCAAATATGAATGAACATCTTATAAAAGAGATTGATACACAAAGACTTCCTGCAGAGTTTGAACCTTTGGGAGAAACACTTAATCACCTGATTTCTAGAATTCAAAACTTTGTCAAATACCAAAAAGAACTTTTTATCGGAACAGCACATGAGCTCAAAACCCCTTTGGCTGTCATAAAATTAAAAAACCAAGTTACACTCATTAAAAAACGAACGCCAGAGGAGTATATAGAAGCAATTAAAACAACAAATAAAACTGTTGACGAGATGAACATAATCGTTTCAAATATATTAAATATAGGTCGCCAAGAAGGTGCTCAGCTTGACAAACCGGTAGAAGTAGATGTTATAGCATTTTTAAAACAAAAAGCGAATGATTTTAAACTGCTTGCAGAGAATGAAGGCAAAGTACTGCAGATGCATTTTGAGCCGGATGGATTTATGGCAACGCTGCAACTCAGCCTTTTAAATCAAATCATTCAAAACTTTTTGCAAAATGCTCTTAAATTCACACCTAAAGAGAAATCGGTTACGCTCAGAAGCTCTCAAGATGATGTCGGGCTTCTTATAGAAGTCATAGATGAAGGATGCGGAATTGATGATACAATTGATTTATTTGCTCCGTTTAAGAGACAAGGAAACAAATCAGGTGTCGGACTTGGTCTGTTTTTAGCAAAAAGTGCTGCAGATGCCTTAGGTGCTAGAATAAGTATAAAAAACAGAGAAGACGGAATTGATGGAACAATTGCATCATTACAGCTAAATTCTAAACTCTCTTGCATAATTCCAAGAAATCGATAA
- a CDS encoding BatD family protein, giving the protein MKNLGKKIIIIFSLLATAIYANVVAKVYPKNVVSGEVATYTLTITGGEVNKPVISTICGSNVLGTSSQTSIQMINNDYKKSYVLSYQFMPQKNCVIAPVNVEVDGRMEQSNSVKVTVKPAVQDKNADFVVNLIPSKTKLFVGEPFNLQLVLKQKKDAEAVDSKFIAPDFKGFWVKGESQATRTEEGDFIITKAMYRLAPQREGNLTIQPAQLKIATRISSRDVWGGFMPQVKWKSYFSNEGHIKAKPLPNNAKIVGNFTISATADKLEINPNEAVNVTVKVVGDGNLEDIKSFKPYIPDVNVFDEKINIKGNTLTQKLAFVSDKDFTIPPFSLAFYNLKTKRVEKISTQPIHIKVNGAVKKTELKIQRDDSIKTSEKSLHVTQKREVLSKVWIVAAFVAGLLIGILIMLFVKPVKFLKKEKALNLNDEKLLLIKLLPYKDKDEEVKKIVDVLEANLYASKKEKIDKKILKEILKKYDIS; this is encoded by the coding sequence ATGAAAAACCTTGGTAAAAAAATCATAATAATTTTTAGTTTACTTGCGACTGCCATATATGCAAATGTAGTTGCAAAAGTGTATCCCAAAAATGTTGTCAGCGGAGAAGTGGCAACATATACTTTAACTATAACCGGCGGTGAAGTGAATAAACCGGTTATCAGTACAATATGCGGCAGCAATGTACTGGGTACGAGTTCTCAGACAAGTATTCAAATGATAAATAATGACTATAAAAAAAGTTATGTATTGAGTTACCAATTTATGCCGCAAAAAAATTGTGTGATTGCCCCTGTTAATGTTGAAGTTGATGGTAGAATGGAGCAGTCAAACAGTGTAAAAGTGACAGTAAAACCGGCTGTACAAGATAAAAATGCAGATTTTGTAGTCAATCTCATTCCCTCAAAAACGAAGCTGTTTGTAGGTGAACCGTTTAATTTACAGCTTGTTTTGAAACAAAAAAAAGATGCAGAGGCAGTTGACAGTAAGTTTATAGCACCGGATTTTAAAGGCTTCTGGGTGAAAGGCGAATCACAAGCGACAAGAACTGAAGAAGGTGATTTTATCATCACCAAAGCGATGTATAGACTTGCTCCCCAAAGAGAAGGTAACCTGACGATTCAACCGGCACAATTAAAGATAGCAACAAGGATTTCTTCACGAGATGTCTGGGGTGGTTTTATGCCTCAGGTAAAATGGAAAAGTTACTTTTCAAATGAAGGGCACATAAAGGCAAAGCCTCTGCCAAATAATGCAAAAATTGTCGGAAATTTCACGATTTCTGCCACTGCTGATAAATTAGAGATTAATCCAAATGAAGCTGTTAATGTTACTGTAAAAGTTGTAGGCGATGGAAACTTGGAAGATATTAAAAGTTTTAAGCCTTATATACCGGATGTGAATGTTTTTGATGAGAAAATAAATATCAAAGGCAATACGCTTACACAAAAACTAGCTTTTGTTTCAGATAAAGATTTTACTATTCCTCCTTTTTCACTAGCTTTTTATAACCTTAAAACAAAAAGAGTAGAAAAAATTTCTACACAGCCGATTCATATTAAGGTGAATGGTGCTGTTAAAAAAACTGAGCTTAAAATACAAAGAGATGATTCTATAAAAACTTCTGAAAAATCATTACATGTAACACAAAAGCGAGAAGTACTCAGTAAAGTATGGATAGTGGCAGCATTTGTCGCAGGACTGCTCATAGGTATCTTAATTATGTTGTTTGTGAAGCCTGTCAAGTTCCTTAAAAAAGAAAAAGCATTGAATTTAAATGATGAGAAGCTATTGCTTATAAAACTACTGCCGTATAAAGATAAAGATGAAGAAGTGAAAAAAATAGTAGATGTTTTAGAAGCAAACTTGTATGCATCTAAAAAAGAAAAAATTGATAAGAAGATTTTAAAAGAGATATTGAAAAAGTACGATATATCCTAA
- a CDS encoding vWA domain-containing protein, with product MFDGIYFEFPKLLFVIFFFIACESLCKMKLPSIYFPHASQFMKSNVAASKLLFFLKWLTIIMMILALMSPVKDEPYELKPKHGHEIALILDASGSMKERGFDPVNPAASRFDVVKSIVKDFISQRTNDNMGLVVFGSYSFIASPLTYDKHILSRIVSQLEVGMAGKYTALYEALAQGVNLLKMSKAKSKVAILLTDGYSTAGADKIPLDVVLDMAKKEGVKVYPIGIGGPDEYNRAVLLKIAKETGGVAFGASNASQLKEVYKKIDELEKSEIKNETFSYKNYYYFYPLFIALLSLLLYVYIRNKRGSAI from the coding sequence ATGTTTGACGGCATATATTTTGAATTTCCAAAATTATTATTTGTAATATTCTTTTTTATAGCATGTGAATCCTTATGTAAAATGAAGCTGCCTTCAATTTACTTTCCGCATGCATCACAGTTTATGAAAAGCAATGTTGCCGCATCAAAATTACTTTTCTTTTTAAAATGGCTGACAATAATTATGATGATTTTAGCTTTGATGTCTCCTGTAAAAGATGAACCTTATGAGTTGAAACCAAAGCACGGGCATGAAATAGCCCTTATATTGGATGCATCAGGTTCTATGAAAGAGAGAGGGTTTGACCCTGTGAATCCGGCTGCATCACGTTTTGATGTTGTCAAGTCAATAGTAAAAGATTTTATAAGTCAGCGAACAAATGACAATATGGGGCTTGTAGTTTTTGGCTCTTACTCATTTATAGCTTCACCGCTGACATATGACAAGCATATACTCTCACGTATAGTCTCTCAGCTTGAAGTGGGCATGGCAGGTAAATATACGGCTTTATATGAAGCATTGGCACAGGGTGTGAACCTGTTGAAAATGAGCAAGGCAAAGTCAAAAGTAGCCATTTTACTTACAGACGGGTACTCGACAGCAGGTGCAGACAAGATCCCTCTTGACGTAGTGCTTGATATGGCGAAAAAAGAGGGTGTAAAAGTTTACCCTATAGGCATAGGCGGTCCTGATGAATACAACAGAGCAGTACTGCTAAAAATTGCAAAAGAGACAGGAGGGGTTGCCTTTGGTGCTTCAAATGCCTCACAATTAAAAGAGGTGTATAAAAAAATAGATGAATTGGAAAAATCAGAGATAAAAAATGAAACATTTTCATATAAAAATTATTACTATTTTTATCCGTTGTTTATAGCATTGTTATCATTGCTGTTGTATGTATATATACGAAATAAAAGAGGGAGTGCGATATGA
- the bamA gene encoding outer membrane protein assembly factor BamA translates to MKILLSFLLVVFTTNIYAQVVKTIEYNGLVHLSKPVALRMLGFGEGDDVDKEVVDKAIKKYFDQGYFNDIWTEFDGNGKLTFYFKEKAIISQVELKGWKESDEEVKDSVIQIKKGTLYDEKKLEAAKKRIIDAISQEGKIDSVVEVETTYLENGSVKVTFIVNEGEEIIIKKLKYSGVYGLDPDDFDDVLANKEQEFMGWFWGQNDGKMSLRDLEYDNLRIRDYYMQYGYLDAKVDEPLVRVDFDNYSADMSYLVSEGKPYIISKVSINQVKHVADDEKLQEVISLEPGEVFNIKTFRDDSKKIKTLVADLGYAFVQVVPDLKKDKEKHTVEVVFKVMPGDKVKIRNVLISGNNRTLDRIIRRELYLGPNDMYSLTDLTDSRTALGRLGFFDGNTIEEKRIDNKTMDLIVKVKEAPTGNIQLGGGYGSYGGLLVSIGVSDRNIWGSGINVGVKAEKSQTTQNYSFNISNPRLNDSDFSGNFSIYHSAYDYIDYSVLSNGLTMGLGHRFTRHISGYVGYGYSSNSYTFGNDFNASVYGGVNPFESYTKSGVTISAKWDNTDDYYLPRKGFELTQSLEKSGLGGTADFIKARTNFAKYYGLQDLLGVDAIFRYKARYYAVIDNGYIPLAEKFYMGGIGSVRGYQSYSLSPTVADSTATDGIRRVGGTQTFSNNVELSLPLIPKAKMRVVAFVDWGTISDNITNNLLTNNISRAGYGAGIEWFSPVGPIQLMFARPISPKEGDQTSSFEFTMGQRF, encoded by the coding sequence ATGAAAATACTTTTATCTTTTTTATTGGTTGTTTTTACAACGAACATATACGCGCAAGTAGTTAAAACAATTGAATACAATGGTCTTGTTCATCTCTCTAAGCCAGTTGCATTGAGAATGCTGGGTTTTGGAGAGGGTGATGATGTTGACAAAGAGGTAGTTGATAAAGCAATCAAAAAATATTTTGATCAAGGTTATTTTAATGATATATGGACAGAATTTGATGGAAATGGGAAATTAACTTTTTATTTTAAAGAAAAAGCGATTATTTCTCAAGTAGAACTCAAAGGTTGGAAAGAGAGTGATGAAGAAGTAAAAGATTCGGTCATACAAATTAAAAAGGGAACGTTGTATGATGAGAAAAAACTTGAAGCTGCTAAAAAACGCATCATCGACGCAATTTCACAAGAAGGTAAAATTGACAGTGTTGTAGAAGTTGAGACAACATACTTGGAAAATGGAAGTGTAAAAGTTACATTTATTGTCAATGAAGGTGAAGAAATTATCATTAAAAAGCTAAAGTATAGCGGTGTTTATGGCTTAGATCCAGATGATTTTGATGATGTATTAGCAAATAAAGAACAAGAATTTATGGGCTGGTTCTGGGGTCAAAATGACGGAAAAATGAGCCTTAGAGATTTAGAATATGATAACTTGCGAATTCGTGACTATTATATGCAGTATGGGTATTTGGATGCCAAAGTAGATGAACCTCTTGTAAGAGTTGACTTTGATAACTACAGTGCTGATATGAGTTACCTGGTTTCTGAAGGGAAACCTTATATAATCAGTAAAGTTTCCATTAATCAAGTGAAACATGTAGCTGATGATGAAAAACTACAAGAGGTTATATCTCTTGAACCAGGCGAAGTATTTAACATAAAAACTTTTAGAGATGATTCTAAAAAGATTAAAACACTTGTAGCGGATTTGGGTTATGCTTTTGTTCAGGTTGTGCCAGATTTGAAAAAAGACAAAGAAAAACATACAGTTGAAGTAGTATTTAAAGTCATGCCGGGTGATAAGGTCAAAATTAGGAATGTATTGATTTCAGGTAACAACAGAACACTTGACAGGATAATTCGTAGAGAATTGTATTTGGGTCCAAATGATATGTATTCTTTAACTGATTTAACTGATTCTCGTACAGCCCTTGGAAGACTTGGATTTTTTGACGGCAATACAATAGAAGAAAAAAGAATTGACAATAAAACTATGGATTTAATTGTCAAAGTAAAAGAAGCTCCGACTGGTAATATTCAACTTGGTGGTGGATATGGAAGCTATGGCGGTCTTTTGGTGAGTATAGGAGTGAGTGATAGAAATATTTGGGGATCAGGTATTAATGTTGGAGTAAAAGCTGAAAAATCTCAAACAACACAAAACTATTCTTTTAATATTTCGAATCCACGTTTAAATGATAGTGACTTTAGTGGAAATTTTTCTATTTATCATTCAGCATATGATTATATTGATTATTCTGTTTTGAGTAATGGTTTAACAATGGGATTAGGACATAGATTTACCCGTCATATAAGTGGATATGTAGGTTATGGTTATTCAAGCAACAGCTATACTTTTGGAAATGATTTTAATGCAAGTGTATATGGCGGAGTAAATCCATTCGAATCTTATACAAAAAGCGGTGTGACAATAAGTGCAAAATGGGATAATACAGATGATTATTATCTTCCGCGTAAAGGATTTGAACTAACACAGAGTCTTGAAAAATCAGGCCTTGGCGGTACAGCTGATTTTATAAAAGCAAGAACTAATTTTGCTAAATATTATGGACTTCAGGATTTACTGGGGGTTGATGCTATTTTTAGATATAAAGCAAGATATTATGCTGTGATTGATAACGGCTATATTCCATTAGCTGAAAAATTTTATATGGGTGGTATTGGAAGTGTGAGAGGGTATCAATCATATTCCCTTTCGCCAACAGTAGCTGACTCAACAGCAACAGACGGCATTAGAAGAGTCGGCGGAACACAAACTTTTTCAAATAATGTAGAACTGAGTTTGCCTTTAATTCCAAAAGCAAAAATGCGAGTGGTGGCTTTTGTAGACTGGGGAACGATTTCAGATAATATTACAAACAATTTATTGACAAATAATATATCAAGAGCCGGATATGGTGCGGGGATAGAATGGTTTTCACCTGTCGGACCTATTCAGTTGATGTTTGCTCGTCCAATAAGCCCTAAAGAAGGGGATCAAACATCAAGCTTTGAATTTACAATGGGACAGAGATTTTAA
- a CDS encoding YfhL family 4Fe-4S dicluster ferredoxin: MALIINDECIACDACREECPTLAIEEGDPIYYIDPDRCTECVGIYDEPACISVCPVDCIVPDKDNVETIAELQFKYKNLEIEE, encoded by the coding sequence ATGGCTCTAATAATTAATGATGAATGTATCGCATGTGATGCATGTAGAGAAGAATGTCCTACGTTGGCAATAGAAGAAGGTGATCCAATTTACTATATTGATCCTGATAGATGTACCGAATGTGTCGGAATATATGATGAACCTGCTTGTATATCTGTTTGCCCGGTTGACTGTATAGTTCCAGACAAAGATAATGTTGAGACAATAGCAGAACTTCAATTTAAGTATAAAAACTTAGAAATAGAAGAATAG